One window from the genome of Hydrogenimonas thermophila encodes:
- a CDS encoding Na+/H+ antiporter NhaC family protein, which yields MEQNITSTVVESIKGIASLFEKGWVVKTLVFAIFVGSIIELIQRSGGVSGFINFLQKGKRLITNRKEAELLPFFIGVAIFIESSITSLIAGTVSRPITDKFGTSREKLAYICDSTSAPICTMFPLNAWGALLLGLIGAQIEAGTISAEPIKLLGTALLFNFYAIFSILIVLFTIFKKIDFPSYTKVEPINLTDLKKDGDIFALIVPILSMLILVFVFLFITGDGNMLKGSGSTSVFSAVMGSVLITSIYYQIKKILPPKEILTSIFTGAKRMLPIAGILLFAFAIGDVTVKMGTGVYISHFANAILHPALLPTGIFLLSAIIAFSTGTSWGTFSIMMPIAITITAGIGADATALLPLSIAAVISGGVFGDHASPISDTTIISAMAAGCDLIAHVKTQLPWALLSALISVIFFLLSGFLMTL from the coding sequence TGTAGGCTCTATTATAGAACTGATCCAAAGAAGCGGCGGTGTAAGCGGATTTATCAACTTTTTACAAAAAGGGAAACGCCTCATTACAAACAGAAAAGAGGCTGAACTGCTCCCATTTTTCATAGGTGTTGCCATATTTATTGAATCATCCATTACATCACTTATAGCCGGTACTGTAAGCCGTCCAATAACCGACAAATTTGGAACTTCAAGAGAGAAACTTGCCTATATCTGCGACTCTACATCTGCTCCAATATGTACAATGTTTCCACTAAATGCTTGGGGAGCCTTGCTTCTTGGACTGATTGGAGCACAAATAGAAGCCGGTACAATTTCAGCAGAGCCAATTAAACTATTGGGTACTGCCCTGCTTTTTAACTTTTATGCTATTTTTTCTATTTTAATTGTTCTTTTTACTATCTTTAAAAAGATAGATTTTCCCTCATATACAAAAGTTGAACCTATAAATTTAACAGATTTAAAAAAAGATGGAGATATATTTGCCCTTATCGTACCAATACTCTCTATGCTTATTTTAGTTTTTGTTTTTCTCTTCATTACAGGTGATGGAAATATGCTTAAAGGTAGCGGCTCAACATCTGTATTTTCAGCAGTTATGGGATCGGTTCTCATAACATCTATCTACTACCAAATCAAAAAAATTTTGCCACCAAAAGAGATCTTAACCTCTATCTTTACAGGTGCTAAAAGAATGCTACCGATTGCAGGAATTTTACTTTTTGCCTTTGCTATAGGTGATGTAACGGTAAAGATGGGAACCGGAGTTTATATATCTCACTTTGCAAATGCCATTCTACACCCTGCTCTACTGCCTACAGGCATATTTTTGCTTTCGGCAATTATCGCCTTTTCTACAGGTACAAGCTGGGGAACATTTTCTATTATGATGCCAATCGCAATTACCATAACCGCCGGTATAGGTGCAGATGCTACAGCTCTTCTACCTTTAAGTATAGCGGCAGTCATATCAGGCGGAGTATTTGGCGATCACGCATCACCGATTTCAGATACCACCATCATCTCTGCAATGGCTGCAGGGTGCGATCTCATAGCTCACGTAAAAACACAACTTCCTTGGGCTCTCTTATCGGCACTTATATCTGTGATCTTCTTTCTTCTGTCTGGCTTTCTAATGACATTATGA